In Acidobacteriota bacterium, the genomic stretch AGACCGTCGGCATCATCGGCAACCAGGCGCTGGTGCTGGCCGGGGTGCTCGACATCGACGCCTCCGACAAGATCGCCCGCTTCATCCGCTTCTGCGACGCCTTCAACATCCCGCTCCTGACCCTGGTCGACATCCCGGGCTACCTCCCGGGGTCCGACCAGGAGCATGGCGGCGTGATCCGCCACGGCGCCAAGGTGCTGTACGCCTACAGCGAGGCCACGGTCCCCAAGATCACCGTGATCCTGCGCAAAGCCTACGGCGGAGGCTACATCGCCATGTGCAGCCACCACCTGCGCGCGGACTTCGTCTTCGCCTGGCCCACGGCCGAAATCGCCGTCATGGGCCCCGAGGGCGCGGCCAACATCATCTTCCGCAGCGAGATCCAGGGGTCCAAGAACCCGGAGGAGACGCGCCGGCAGAAGGTCAAGGAGTACACCGACAAGTTCGCCAACCCCTACGTGGCGGCCTCCAGCGGCTACGTCGACGCGGTGATCGCGCCGGAGGAGACCCGCGGCTACATCGTCCACGCGCTCAGGCTCACGCGCGACAAGCAGGAGACCCGGCCCGAGCGCAAGCACGGGATCCCGCCGTTCTAGGAAGGAGTGTGGGTGTGATGGGACAGGACAAGCTCGGCCAGCTCGCGCTGGAAAACGGGGTCTATGAAACCCGGCTGACCCGGAAATTCGAAAAGCGGCGCCTGTTCGAGAGGCAGGACCCGCGCGTCATCAAGGCCGTCATCCCCGGGGTCGTGGCCGAAATCTCCGCCCGCAAGGGGCAACCCGTCCGCCAGGGGGAGGAGCTCCTGACGCTCGAAGCGATGAAGATGCTCAACCGGATCTGCGCGCCGATCGCCGGGGCGGTCAAGGCCGTCCGGGTCAAGGCGGGCGACAAGGTCTCCAAGGGGCAGGTGCTCGTCGAACTGGAATAGCTACCGGCCGATGACCGACAGGATCCGCCCCCACCCGTCATCGTGAATGTGGGCGCCCTCGACCCGGCACACCTCGTACCCGCACATCGACGCGATCCGCCCGCACTCCCCGACCGGGAGGCCGGAGGTGAGCCCGAAGAGGAACCCCGCAGCCCAGAGGTCCCCCGCGCCGGTGGTGTCGACCACCCCGCACTCCCCGCAGGGAAGGATCACGGTCGTTTCCCCGCCCAGGCTGACGTAGCTCCCCCTCCCCCCCACTTTGAGGGCGGCGCATTCGGCGTCCGCGGCCAGGGCCCCGAGCGCCTCCAGTTCCTCCCGCCCGCCCGTGTAGCTGCGGGCCTCGTCCTCGTTGGCCAGGAGCACGTCGACGTACTCCCGCACCAGGGCGCGAACCAGGGAGGGATTGGCGTCCACCACGGTGAAGCTGGCCAGATCCAGCGAGACCGGAACCCCGGCCTCCCGCGCCGCTTCCAGTGCGGAGCGGATGAGAGCCTCGTTGAACAGGAGGTACCCCTCCACGTGCACAAGGTCGGCCCCGGCGAACAGCCCGGGGGTGAACACCCGCGGGGACATCTCGGAAGACGCGCCCAGGCAGGTCAGCATGGAGCGTTCGGCGTCGGGGGTCACGATCGAGAGCACCCGCCCCGTGGGGGTCGCCACCGTCTCCAGGCGCGGCGTCACGTTATTGGCGAGCAGCGCCGCCTCCAGGATCCGCCCGACCTCGTCGTCCCCCCTCGTCCCCACGAACTCCGCCCGGGCGCCGAGGCGCCCCAGGCCGATGGTGGTGTTGCAGGCGGAGCCGCCGGGCACCATCCTGGGCAGGTTCGGGGACGCCGCCAGGAGCTGGTCCGCCCGGCCCGGGCCGACGAGCTGCATCCCCCCCTTGGTGACGCCGTGATCGGCCAGGAAACGGTCGCTCTCGAAGAGGAGGATGTCCATCAGGGCCGATCCGACACCGATGATTCGGGGGGGGGCGTTCCTGGGCTTCATCGGGAAGTGGGGAAAGTGGGGAAAGTGGGGCATGGCGGATCCTTTCACCTTTCTTTCGGGTGGCGCTCCAATAAATAGAGGAGGCGGGGCGGGTTGTCAACCGCAATGCCGAGGGTTGCATTTGGACGCGGGGTCGGGGAAAATACCGGGTTCACGGCCTGATTCAAAAAACGAGGGCTCTCCGCCATGATAACGCTCGTCACCGGCATCGTCCTGCTCCTCCTGGGCTACGTTCTCTACTCGCGCTTCATCGAACGGCTGGCCGGGGCCGACAGCGCGCGCCCCACCCCGGCCGCCACGATGGCCGACGGGGTCGACTACCTTCCGCTCCCATGGTGGCGGGTGTTCCTCATCCAGTTTCTGAATATCGCCGGCCTCGGCCCGATTTTCGGCGCCGTCTCCGGGGCCCTGTGGGGCCCCGTCGCCTTCCTCTGGATCATCCTCGGCTCCATTTTCGCGGGCGCCGTGCACGACTATTTCGCCGGGATGCTCTCGATCAAGCACCGGGGGTTGAGTATCACCGAAATCGTCGGCATCTATCTCGGGCCGGTGGCCAGGCAGTGCATGCGGGGTTTCACCGTCGTCCTGATGGTGATCGTGGGCGCCGTCTTCATCACGGGCCCCGCCCAGATCCTGGCCGGCATGACGCCGGGATTGGGCACCATGACCTTCTGGGTGTGGATCGTTTTCCTCTACTACATCCTGGCGACCATGCTCCCGATCGACAAGATCATCGGCCGCCTCTACCCCCTGTTCGGCTTCGCCCTCTTCTTCATGGCCTTCGCCCTCATCATCGCCCTCTTCGTCAAGGGGATGCCGATCCCGGAGCTGAGCCTCGGAAACTTCAGGAATTTTCACAACAACCCCGGGAGTTTCCCCCTGTTCCCGATGATGTTCATCACCATCGCCTGCGGCGCCGTTTCCGGCTTCCACGCCACCCAGTCGCCCCTGATGGCGCGCTGCATCACCAGCGAACGCTACGGGCGGAGGGTGTTCTACGGCGCCATGATCACCGAGGCGGTGGTCGCCATGATCTGGGCCGCCATCGGCATGAGTTTCTTCGGCGGGGTCCGGGAACTGAACCAGGCGATGGTGGCCAACCAGGGGAACGCGGCCGTGGTGGTCAACCAGGTCTCCCACACCCTCCTGGGAAACTTCGGCGCGCTCCTCGCGCTGCTCGGGGTGGTCGCCGCCCCGATCACCTCAGGGGACACGGCGTTCCGCGGGGCCCGGCTGATCGTGGCCGACTTCCTCCGTTTCAAACAGGGGAGCATCCGCAACCGGCTCCTCGTCAGCCTCCCGCTCTTCGCCGCCGGGTACGCCCTCACCCAGATCGACTTCGCGGTCATATGGCGCTACTTCGCCTGGGCGAACCAGACGCTGGCCACGGTGGTGCTCTGGACCATCACGGTCTATCTCGCGGGGGCGAAGAAGGCCTGGGTCGTCACCCTGGTCCCGGCGCTGTTCATGACGGCGGTGATCACCTCCTATATCCTGATGGCGCCCGAGGGGCTCCGCCTCCCCCACGGCTTTTCGGTCGCGGCCGGGGCCGGTGCGGCCGCGGCGGCCCTGGCCGTCTTCGAATGGTTCCGCCGGAGGGACACCTTCCTTCCCGACCTCCCGCCCGAGGAGACCGCGGCAGCCGTGCTGCCGTCCGCGGCCGAATAGCCCGACGCTCTTTTCCGTTTCTGTTGTTCCGATTCTGTGGTTTATTCTGAGGCGGAGGGATCTGGAGGGAACATGACCACGGTTCGGCGCACCCTGATTATCGCCACCATCGGCCCCCGGAGCCGCACGATGGCCGTGCAGAGGCGCATGCTCGAGGCCGGGATGGATGTGGCGCGCCTGAACTTCTCGCATGGAACCGCCGCCGAGCACCGCCGGCTGATCCGCAGCCTCCGCCGGGCCTTCGGGGAGGCGGGCAAACCGGAAAGGATTATCGCCGATCTCCCCGGCCCCAAAATCAGGATCGGGGACCTGGAGAAAAACCCCACCCTCCTCAAAAAGGGGAGCCGGGTGCGCCTGACCGTGCGCGACATCCCCGGGACGGCCCGGATCCTTCCGGTCCACTATCCGCGCCTCACCGACAGCCTCGGCAAGGGGAGCCGGGTGTTCCTCGCGGACGGCTTCATGCAGCTCGTGGTCCTCGACGTTCCGCGCGAGGGGGAAGCGGTGTGCGAGGTCGTGGCGGGGGGGGAACTCTTTTCCCGGAAGGGGTTCAGCATCCCGGGAGCGCCGATGTGGGTCGATGCGGTCACCGAAGCCGACCTGGAATGGGCCCGGTTCGGACTGTCGCAGGGGCTCGACTCCTTCGGGGTCTCCTTTGCGGCGCACCCCGCGGAAATCGCCCGCCTGCGCGCATTCGGCGCCGGCCTGGGAAAAAAGCTCCGGGTGATCGCGAAGATCGAACGGCAGGAAGCCCTCTCGGCCTTCCCCGCCCTGCTCGAGGCTTCCGACGGGATCATGGTGGCCCGGGGGGACCTCGGGCTGCAGCTGCCGCTCGAGGAGATCCCCTTCATCCAGAAGGACCTGCTCCGCCGGTGCCGCCGGGCCGGACGGACGGGCATCACCGCCACCCAGATGATGGAGTCGATGATGCACAGCCCCCGGCCGGCCCGCAGCGACGTCGCCGATGTCGCCAACGCGGTGCTCGACGGCACCAGCGCCGTCATGCTGTCGGAGGAGACGGCCATGGGGGACTACCCGGTGGAGACCATCGCGTGGATGGAGCGCATCGCGGCGGCCGCCGAAAGACACCTCGAGTCCGGGAGCGCGCCCCCGCCGCCATGGCTGGGCCGGACCCGGAACCGCGTCACCGATGCCGGGGAACGGAACCTATGACGCCGGAAATGATGATCGCCACGGCCGCCGTTGTACTGGCCGTCTACCTGTTCGCCACCGAGAAGCTCCCAGTCGACCTGTCCGCCATCCTCCTCATGAGCCTCCTCCTCCTCTCGGGCGTCATCACCCCCGAGGAGGGGATCGCGGGCTTCAGCAACCCCGCGACGGTGACCGTGGGGGCGATGTTCGTTCTCAGCGCCGGATTGCTGCGCACCGGGGCGGTGAACTCGCTCGGCGACCGGCTGGCCGTCCTGAGCAAGAAGAGTTTCTGGCTCAGCCTGGCCATCATCATGATCCCCATCGGGCTGATTTCGGCCTTCGTCAACAACACCCCGGCCGTGGCCGTATTCATCCCGATCGTGATGACCATGGCCCGGGAAGGGGGTACCAGCCCCTCCAAGCTCCTGATGCCCCTGTCCTTCGCCTCCATGTTCGGCGGCACCTGCACCCTGATCGGCACCTCGACCAACATCCTGGTCGGCTCCCTGGCCGCCGCTCACGGGCAGCGCCCCCTGGGCATGCTGGAGTTCGCCCCCCTCGGCCTGGTCTTCTTCGCCGCCGGGAGCCTCTACATGTTCACTTTCGGAATCCGGCTGATCCCCAACCGCCGGGGGGGGGAGGACCTCACGGCCGACTTCGCGATGAAGGACTACCTGACCGAGATCGTGCTCCATACCGACGCCAAGAGCGTGGGGAAGCCCCTCCGCGAGGCCCCGATCGTGAAGGACCTGGACATCACCATCGTCGGGATGCGGCGCAACGGCGTCTCCCTCGGGCTGCCGCACGCCGACACCGTCATCCTTGGGGGGGACGAACTGCTGGTCCGCTGCAACATCGGCAAGATCAAGAAGCTGGAGGAGCGGGAGGGGGTATCGATCAAGTCGCAGATGCAGCTGCGCGAGCGGGACCTCCGGAGCGAGGACCTCATGCTGGCCGAGGCGGTGGTGGCCCCGAACTCCATCCTGGTCGGCCGTTCGCTCAAGAAGATCCAGTTCCGGATCTCCTTCGGCGCCATCGTCCTGGCCCTGCGCCGCGGCGGGGGGAAGGTGCTGCGCGAGAACATGAACTCGGTCCCGCTGCGGGCGGGGGACGCCCTCCTGGTGGAGGTGGACCACGAGGGGTACGAAAGGCTGCGGCGCAACCGGGCCTTCGTGATGGTGTCCGAGGCCCCTGTCCCGCGCTACCGCAGGAGCAAGATCGCGACCGCCCTCCTCATCATCGCCGGCGTGATCGCGAGCGCCTCCGTGGGGCTCCTCCCCATCGTCGTGGCCGCCGTCATCGGCGCCGCCCTGATGGTCCTGACGCGGTGTCTGAGCCTCGAGGAAGCCTACGACTCCATCGACTGGAAGATCATCTTCCTGCTGGCCGGGGTGCTGACGCTGGGGATGGCTCTGGAAAAATCGGGGATGGCCGCCCTCATCGGGAACCTCCTGGTCGACACGGTGGGGAGGCTGGGCCCCGTGGCGATGCTGTCCGCCCTGTACCTGCTGACTTCGCTCCTGACCGAAATGATGTCGAACAACGCCACGGCCGCGCTCCTGGTGCCGGTGGCCATTGCCGGGGCGGGCGCGCTCGGGGTCGACGCGCGCCCCTTCCTCTTCGCCATCGCCTTCGCCGCCTCGGCCAGCTTCATGACCCCCGTGGGCTACCAGACCAACACCATGATCTACGCCGCCGGGCAGTACAAGTTCACCGACTTCATGCGGGTGGGAGCCCCGCTCAACGTCCTGTTCTGGATCCTGGCCACGCTGCTCATTCCCAGGTTCTGGCCCTTCTGACGGAGACCTTCTCATGGAAAGCCTTCAGCGCGTCATCGCCTCGGCCCGGGACATCCTGGATTTCCCCCTGTTCAAGACCGGCTCCACCCAGCTGACACTCTGGTCGATCCTCTACCTGATCCTTCTCTTCCTGCTCCTCCTCTTCCTCGCGAAAAAGATCCGCTTCTGGCTCGCCAACCGGATCCTGGTCCGCAGCAACCTCGATCCCGGGGTGCGCAAATCGGTCGGGGCGATCGCCCGCTACCTCGTCATCGTGATCGGCTTTTTCGTCATCCTGCAGACGGCGGGGATCGACCTCACGGCGCTCAGCATCCTGGCCGGCGCCGTGGGGATCGGCGTCGGCTTCGGGCTGCAGAACATCGCCAACAACTTCATCAGCGGCCTGATCATCCTGTTCGAGCGGCCGATCAAGGCGGGGGACCGGATCGAGGTGGGCGAGGTGGAGGGGGAGGTGATCTCGATCGGCGCGCGCGCCACGACCGTTGTGACCAACGACAACATCTCGGTGATCGTGCCCAACTCCAGCTTCATCTCCCAGGACGTCGTCAACTGGAGCTATACCGACCGGAAGGTACGGTTCAAGATAGGGGTGAGCGTCGCGTACGGCAGCGACCCGCGCCTGGTGGAACGGCTGCTGCTCGAGGTGGCCCGGGAGAACCGCGACGTCCTCGAGGAGCCGGAGCCGGGGGTCCGTTTCCTCGAGTTCGGCGACAACGGGCTCCAGTTCGAACTGCGCGCGTGGAGCTCCTCGCTCCTGCACAGGAAAGGGAAACTGACGAGCGACCTGAATTTCGGCATCCACGAAAAGTTCGCGGCGCACGGCCTCGAGTTCCCCTTCCCCCAGAGGGACATCCATGTCCGCACGCTGCCGCCCGACTGGCGCGGGTGAGGCGGGCGCCTACAGCAGCGTCCCCCCCAGGATGACGGCGGCGGCGGTGAAGTAGATCACCAGCCCCGTCACATCCACCAGCGTCGCCACCAGGGGGGCCGAGGCGCTGGCGGGATCGAACCCCATCCGCCGCATCACGAAGGGGAGGAGGGAGCCGATCACGGTCCCGAACATCACCACCCCCACCAGGCTGACGGCCACCACCAGCGCCACCAGCAGGTAATGCTCGCCATAGGTCTGAAAGAGGTTCTGCCAGATCACGATCAGGACGAACCCGACCACGGCCAGGATCATGCCCAGCGTCAGCCCCGACGCGATCTCCCGCCGCACCACCCGGAACCAGTCGCGCAGCCGGATCTCGCCGAGCGCCATGGCGCGCACGACCAGGGTGGAGGCCTGCGAGCCGGAGTTGCCGCCGCTCGAGATGATCAGGGGGATGAAGAGCGCCAGCACGACGGCCCGGGCGATCTCCTCCTCGAAACGCCCCATGGCCGAGGCCGTGAAGGTCTCCCCGACGAAGAGGGCGGCCAGCCACCCGGCCCGCTTCTTGATCATGCTGAAGAAACCGGTATCGAGGTAGGGGGCGTCCAGGGCCTCCATGCCGCCGTATTTCTGGATGTCCTCCGTCGCCTCTTCCTGCACGACATCGACGATGTCGTCGAGGGTGACGATCCCCTTCATGCGCCCTTCGCCGTCCACCACCGGGATGGCCGCCAGGTTGTATTCGGCGAAAAGCCGGCTGACCGACTCCTGGTCGTCGGTCTCCCCCACGGTCACCAGGTCGGTGTTCATGATGTCCCGCACCGGGGTCCCCGGCAGCGCCGCGAACAGGTCGCGAAAGGAGAGGACCCCCATCAGGCGCCGGTCCGGGGCGGTCACGTAGACGTACTGCACCGTCTCGGCGTGCTCGCGCGTCTGGCGCCGCAGGTAGCTGATCGCCTCGTCGGCCGTCATGTCCGCGCGCACGCGGGCGTACCGGGGGTTCATCAGTCCGCCCGCTTCGTCTTCAGCGTAGGCCAGCAGGGCGCGGATCTCCTTGCGGGTGAAATCGTCCAGCAGTTCCAGCAGCCCTTCCCGATCCTCCGGCGGGGCTTCCTGGATGAGGTCGACCGCGTCGTCCGGGGCGAGGAGCCGCATCCACACCCGGCGGCGGTGGGGGGGAAATTCCAGCAGCATCCGGGCCTGCTCGCGCGCCGAGAGGCTGATGAAGAAGTCCTCCCGTTCGGTGCGCGGCAGCTGGTCGAACGCCGGATGCCGCTCCTCGGCCGAAAGCAGGGGCCACGCGTCGCGCAGATCGGCGGCGGTGGCGATGGCTGTAAGGTCGTCTCTAGGATCGGTCGACGTCATCCCGCTTCTCCCCTGCCGCATTCGGCCGCTTCTGCTGACGTTACAAAACGGGAATCCCCGGGGGAGGCCAGGTCGGGTCGACCACGCCCCGGAACCCCGGAAAACCGCCTACAAAGGTAACCATTCGGGCCGCAACATGCAAATAATGTTGGCGCCGTTTTCCCCTTTCAGGGCCGCTCCCGCCCGCCGGCGGGTACAAACCGCCCGTCGGCCCCCCTCCAGCCGGGGAACCAGACCAGGGCCACCAGCCGGACCCGGATGTCGGCCTTGCGCGGCCTGAGCGGAGCGGGCAGCACCTCCTGCCGCATCGGGTCCGCCGAATCCTCCAGCGCCTCCAGCTCCGCGGCAAAGGCCTCCTCG encodes the following:
- a CDS encoding methylmalonyl-CoA carboxyltransferase; its protein translation is TVGIIGNQALVLAGVLDIDASDKIARFIRFCDAFNIPLLTLVDIPGYLPGSDQEHGGVIRHGAKVLYAYSEATVPKITVILRKAYGGGYIAMCSHHLRADFVFAWPTAEIAVMGPEGAANIIFRSEIQGSKNPEETRRQKVKEYTDKFANPYVAASSGYVDAVIAPEETRGYIVHALRLTRDKQETRPERKHGIPPF
- a CDS encoding acetyl-CoA carboxylase biotin carboxyl carrier protein subunit gives rise to the protein MGQDKLGQLALENGVYETRLTRKFEKRRLFERQDPRVIKAVIPGVVAEISARKGQPVRQGEELLTLEAMKMLNRICAPIAGAVKAVRVKAGDKVSKGQVLVELE
- a CDS encoding adenosine kinase gives rise to the protein MKPRNAPPRIIGVGSALMDILLFESDRFLADHGVTKGGMQLVGPGRADQLLAASPNLPRMVPGGSACNTTIGLGRLGARAEFVGTRGDDEVGRILEAALLANNVTPRLETVATPTGRVLSIVTPDAERSMLTCLGASSEMSPRVFTPGLFAGADLVHVEGYLLFNEALIRSALEAAREAGVPVSLDLASFTVVDANPSLVRALVREYVDVLLANEDEARSYTGGREELEALGALAADAECAALKVGGRGSYVSLGGETTVILPCGECGVVDTTGAGDLWAAGFLFGLTSGLPVGECGRIASMCGYEVCRVEGAHIHDDGWGRILSVIGR
- a CDS encoding carbon starvation protein A, translated to MITLVTGIVLLLLGYVLYSRFIERLAGADSARPTPAATMADGVDYLPLPWWRVFLIQFLNIAGLGPIFGAVSGALWGPVAFLWIILGSIFAGAVHDYFAGMLSIKHRGLSITEIVGIYLGPVARQCMRGFTVVLMVIVGAVFITGPAQILAGMTPGLGTMTFWVWIVFLYYILATMLPIDKIIGRLYPLFGFALFFMAFALIIALFVKGMPIPELSLGNFRNFHNNPGSFPLFPMMFITIACGAVSGFHATQSPLMARCITSERYGRRVFYGAMITEAVVAMIWAAIGMSFFGGVRELNQAMVANQGNAAVVVNQVSHTLLGNFGALLALLGVVAAPITSGDTAFRGARLIVADFLRFKQGSIRNRLLVSLPLFAAGYALTQIDFAVIWRYFAWANQTLATVVLWTITVYLAGAKKAWVVTLVPALFMTAVITSYILMAPEGLRLPHGFSVAAGAGAAAAALAVFEWFRRRDTFLPDLPPEETAAAVLPSAAE
- the pyk gene encoding pyruvate kinase, translating into MTTVRRTLIIATIGPRSRTMAVQRRMLEAGMDVARLNFSHGTAAEHRRLIRSLRRAFGEAGKPERIIADLPGPKIRIGDLEKNPTLLKKGSRVRLTVRDIPGTARILPVHYPRLTDSLGKGSRVFLADGFMQLVVLDVPREGEAVCEVVAGGELFSRKGFSIPGAPMWVDAVTEADLEWARFGLSQGLDSFGVSFAAHPAEIARLRAFGAGLGKKLRVIAKIERQEALSAFPALLEASDGIMVARGDLGLQLPLEEIPFIQKDLLRRCRRAGRTGITATQMMESMMHSPRPARSDVADVANAVLDGTSAVMLSEETAMGDYPVETIAWMERIAAAAERHLESGSAPPPPWLGRTRNRVTDAGERNL
- a CDS encoding SLC13 family permease; this encodes MTPEMMIATAAVVLAVYLFATEKLPVDLSAILLMSLLLLSGVITPEEGIAGFSNPATVTVGAMFVLSAGLLRTGAVNSLGDRLAVLSKKSFWLSLAIIMIPIGLISAFVNNTPAVAVFIPIVMTMAREGGTSPSKLLMPLSFASMFGGTCTLIGTSTNILVGSLAAAHGQRPLGMLEFAPLGLVFFAAGSLYMFTFGIRLIPNRRGGEDLTADFAMKDYLTEIVLHTDAKSVGKPLREAPIVKDLDITIVGMRRNGVSLGLPHADTVILGGDELLVRCNIGKIKKLEEREGVSIKSQMQLRERDLRSEDLMLAEAVVAPNSILVGRSLKKIQFRISFGAIVLALRRGGGKVLRENMNSVPLRAGDALLVEVDHEGYERLRRNRAFVMVSEAPVPRYRRSKIATALLIIAGVIASASVGLLPIVVAAVIGAALMVLTRCLSLEEAYDSIDWKIIFLLAGVLTLGMALEKSGMAALIGNLLVDTVGRLGPVAMLSALYLLTSLLTEMMSNNATAALLVPVAIAGAGALGVDARPFLFAIAFAASASFMTPVGYQTNTMIYAAGQYKFTDFMRVGAPLNVLFWILATLLIPRFWPF
- a CDS encoding mechanosensitive ion channel — encoded protein: MESLQRVIASARDILDFPLFKTGSTQLTLWSILYLILLFLLLLFLAKKIRFWLANRILVRSNLDPGVRKSVGAIARYLVIVIGFFVILQTAGIDLTALSILAGAVGIGVGFGLQNIANNFISGLIILFERPIKAGDRIEVGEVEGEVISIGARATTVVTNDNISVIVPNSSFISQDVVNWSYTDRKVRFKIGVSVAYGSDPRLVERLLLEVARENRDVLEEPEPGVRFLEFGDNGLQFELRAWSSSLLHRKGKLTSDLNFGIHEKFAAHGLEFPFPQRDIHVRTLPPDWRG
- the mgtE gene encoding magnesium transporter; translated protein: MTSTDPRDDLTAIATAADLRDAWPLLSAEERHPAFDQLPRTEREDFFISLSAREQARMLLEFPPHRRRVWMRLLAPDDAVDLIQEAPPEDREGLLELLDDFTRKEIRALLAYAEDEAGGLMNPRYARVRADMTADEAISYLRRQTREHAETVQYVYVTAPDRRLMGVLSFRDLFAALPGTPVRDIMNTDLVTVGETDDQESVSRLFAEYNLAAIPVVDGEGRMKGIVTLDDIVDVVQEEATEDIQKYGGMEALDAPYLDTGFFSMIKKRAGWLAALFVGETFTASAMGRFEEEIARAVVLALFIPLIISSGGNSGSQASTLVVRAMALGEIRLRDWFRVVRREIASGLTLGMILAVVGFVLIVIWQNLFQTYGEHYLLVALVVAVSLVGVVMFGTVIGSLLPFVMRRMGFDPASASAPLVATLVDVTGLVIYFTAAAVILGGTLL